In one Diabrotica virgifera virgifera chromosome 7, PGI_DIABVI_V3a genomic region, the following are encoded:
- the LOC114325243 gene encoding UPF0587 protein CG4646 → MGKLSLQIKATLEGLEELYTNHPDYNFLLKLKCTSCGEESNKWHDVSEAVTFPGKTGKSENNYIAKCKLCSRENCLDIVPGSNGKYTNEDSGKFKTIVSFECRGIEPFEFAPSEGWIAKVEESNKIFDNINLTEKEWVEYDEKSQQSVGVYEFESKFVPCK, encoded by the exons ATGGGTAAACTTAGTTTACAAATTAAAGCCACGCTAGAAGGACTAGAAGAATTATATACGAATCATCCAGATTACAACTTTCTTTTGAAACTGAAATGTACAAGTTGTGGGGAAGAATCCAACAAATGGCATGATGTTTCTGAAGCCGTCACTTTTCCAGGAAAGACAGGAAAATCTGAGAACAACTATATTGCCAAATGCAAGCTCTGCAGTCGAGAGAACTGTCTTGATATTGTCCCAGGATCTAATG GCAAATACACGAATGAAGACTCAGGGAAGTTTAAAACTATTGTTTCTTTTGAATGCCGAGGTATAGAACCCTTCGAATTTGCTCCCAGCGAAGGATGGATTGCTAAAGTTGAGGAAAGCAATAAAATCTTCGATAATATAAATTTGACTGAGAAAGAATGGGTAGAATATGACGAAAAGAGTCAGCAGTCTGTAGGTGTATATGAATTTGAATCTAAGTTTGTTCCTtgcaaataa
- the LOC114325244 gene encoding probable phosphoglycerate kinase isoform X2 has translation MLMWSSLILRKHIIMIGVPRETLWWALNKKGGPSEYISIVRGDVILLENLRYHVEEEGKGVDASGNKIKATPEQVKEFRQSLRKLGDVYINDAFGTAHRPHSSMMGEGFDKRAAGFLLKKELQYFAKALDNPQRPFLAILGGAKVADKIPLIENLLDKVNEMIIGGGMAYTFLKVTEGMQIGSSLYDEKGAEIVTKLLDKAKSNNVQIHLPVDFIIADKFDENAKSSCATVKQGIPEGWMGLDVGAETINNFREPIRRAKVIVWNGPAGVFEFDKFSFGTKAIMDEVVKATAAGTITIIGGGDTATCAAKWNTEEMVSHVSTGGGASLELLEGKILPGVAALSDP, from the exons ATGCTCATGTGGtcttcattgatcttgagaaagcatattatTATGATAGGAGTTCCTCGAGAGACTCTGTGGTGGGCACTAAATAAGAAGGGAGGCCCCAGTGAATATATAAGTATTGTTAGAG GTGATGTTATATTACTGGAAAACCTTCGATATCATGTTGAAGAAGAAGGCAAAGGAGTGGATGCTAGCGGTAATAAGATAAAGGCGACTCCAGAACAAGTTAAAGAGTTCAGACAAAGTCTTCGCAAACTGGGAGATGTTTACATCAATGATGCTTTTGGCACAGCCCATAGGCCGCATTCTTCGATGATGGGAGAAGGTTTTGACAAAAGAGCTGCTGGGTTTTTGCTGAAAAAAGAGCTCCAGTACTTCGCTAAAGCTTTAGATAACCCTCAGCGACCATTTTTAGCCATACTAGGTGGAGCAAAAGTAGCAGACAAAATTCCGCTGATTGAGAATTTATTGGATAAAGTTAACGAAATGATAattggaggtggaatggcgtacACATTCCTCAAAGTGACCGAAGGGATGCAGATTGGAAGCTCGTTGTATGACGAGAAAGGGGCAGAAATAGTAACCAAGCTCTTAGATAAAGCCAAAAGCAACAACGTTCAAATTCATCTACCGGTGGATTTTATAATAGCGGATAAGTTTGACGAAAATGCTAAATCCAGCTGTGCTACCGTCAAACAAGGAATTCCTGAAGGATGGATGGGTTTGGACGTAGGAGCGGAGACTATAAACAACTTTAGGGAACCTATTCGACGTGCCAAAGTCATAGTCTGGAATGGGCCTGCAGGGGTTTTCGAGTTTGACAAATTCTCGTTTGGGACCAAAGCTATAATGGATGAAGTTGTAAAAGCTACTGCTGCTGGAACAATTACTATAATAGGTGGAGGTGATACCGCTACATGTGCCGCCAAATGGAATACTGAAGAAATGGTGTCGCATGTATCTACTGGAGGTGGGGCTAGTCTTGAACTGCTGGAAGGTAAAATACTTCCCGGTGTTGCTGCATTGTCAGATCCTTGA
- the LOC114325244 gene encoding probable phosphoglycerate kinase isoform X1, with product MSGLNKLCIDALDLTDQRVLMRVDFNVPLKDGKITNNQRIVAALDTVKYALSKNAKSVVLMSHLGRPDGNPNPKYTMKPVVEELEKLLNKSIIFLPDCVGPEIEEACSNPTPGDVILLENLRYHVEEEGKGVDASGNKIKATPEQVKEFRQSLRKLGDVYINDAFGTAHRPHSSMMGEGFDKRAAGFLLKKELQYFAKALDNPQRPFLAILGGAKVADKIPLIENLLDKVNEMIIGGGMAYTFLKVTEGMQIGSSLYDEKGAEIVTKLLDKAKSNNVQIHLPVDFIIADKFDENAKSSCATVKQGIPEGWMGLDVGAETINNFREPIRRAKVIVWNGPAGVFEFDKFSFGTKAIMDEVVKATAAGTITIIGGGDTATCAAKWNTEEMVSHVSTGGGASLELLEGKILPGVAALSDP from the exons ATGTCGGGACTTAATAAACTTTGTATAGATGCTCTTGACCTAACCGACCAGCGAGTACTGATGAGAGTTGACTTTAATGTTCCGTTAAAAGATGGTAAAATCACCAACAACCAGAGAATAGTGGCTGCACTAGATACCGTTAAGTACGCCCTGAGTAAAAACGCCAAAAGCGTTGTATTAATGTCCCATTTGGGTCGCCCAGATGGCAATCCCAATCCAAAGTACACTATGAAACCTGTTGTTGAAGAACTGGAGAAATTGTTAAATAAATCAATTATTTTTCTACCCGATTGTGTAGGCCCAGAGATAGAAGAAGCTTGTTCGAATCCTACACCAG GTGATGTTATATTACTGGAAAACCTTCGATATCATGTTGAAGAAGAAGGCAAAGGAGTGGATGCTAGCGGTAATAAGATAAAGGCGACTCCAGAACAAGTTAAAGAGTTCAGACAAAGTCTTCGCAAACTGGGAGATGTTTACATCAATGATGCTTTTGGCACAGCCCATAGGCCGCATTCTTCGATGATGGGAGAAGGTTTTGACAAAAGAGCTGCTGGGTTTTTGCTGAAAAAAGAGCTCCAGTACTTCGCTAAAGCTTTAGATAACCCTCAGCGACCATTTTTAGCCATACTAGGTGGAGCAAAAGTAGCAGACAAAATTCCGCTGATTGAGAATTTATTGGATAAAGTTAACGAAATGATAattggaggtggaatggcgtacACATTCCTCAAAGTGACCGAAGGGATGCAGATTGGAAGCTCGTTGTATGACGAGAAAGGGGCAGAAATAGTAACCAAGCTCTTAGATAAAGCCAAAAGCAACAACGTTCAAATTCATCTACCGGTGGATTTTATAATAGCGGATAAGTTTGACGAAAATGCTAAATCCAGCTGTGCTACCGTCAAACAAGGAATTCCTGAAGGATGGATGGGTTTGGACGTAGGAGCGGAGACTATAAACAACTTTAGGGAACCTATTCGACGTGCCAAAGTCATAGTCTGGAATGGGCCTGCAGGGGTTTTCGAGTTTGACAAATTCTCGTTTGGGACCAAAGCTATAATGGATGAAGTTGTAAAAGCTACTGCTGCTGGAACAATTACTATAATAGGTGGAGGTGATACCGCTACATGTGCCGCCAAATGGAATACTGAAGAAATGGTGTCGCATGTATCTACTGGAGGTGGGGCTAGTCTTGAACTGCTGGAAGGTAAAATACTTCCCGGTGTTGCTGCATTGTCAGATCCTTGA